The Streptococcus sanguinis genome contains the following window.
ATGATGATGACCACAATCAACTCAACCAAGGTAAAACCTTTGCTTTTTTTCTTCAAATTATGACGAAATTTTTGCAATTTGTTTCGCACTAACTTCTCCTAATTCTTTTTCACAAGGACTGCTGAGCAACCTTTTTTAATATCTCTCAAATGTAGGGTTTTAATTCATCGTTTCTTAGATGATTTGATGATTTGCGTTAGTTCTTATTAACCCCGTTTGCTGACCAGTCATAAGTCCATACTTTGTTCTCACCACCGCCTGAAGGTTTAAAGGTTGAAGTCAGGGTTGTACCACTAATAGTATGTGCTGCCTCAGTACCATTCTTAGCTAAAGCGTCAGCAATTTTATCGCCGCCTTTAGCGTTTTTAGAAATGTATGGCGCAAGCTTTTCAAGAGTGATTTCGCCTGGATTGCCTGGATCATCTGATCCTCCGATATAAGACTGGATAGCTGATACCAACTCACGGTGTTCAGACTGGATACGGCTCTTACGAGCGTTGTCTTGGAATGAAGTAATAGCTGGAATCGCTACAGCTGCAATGATAGCGATAATGA
Protein-coding sequences here:
- a CDS encoding prepilin-type N-terminal cleavage/methylation domain-containing protein — its product is MGENIKNCEKIGDLFKMLNKLQKFRQDLKKKGKGFTLVELIVVIIIIAIIAAVAIPAITSFQDNARKSRIQSEHRELVSAIQSYIGGSDDPGNPGEITLEKLAPYISKNAKGGDKIADALAKNGTEAAHTISGTTLTSTFKPSGGGENKVWTYDWSANGVNKN